The sequence below is a genomic window from Nostoc flagelliforme CCNUN1.
ATGCTCATCCTGAGATAAAAAAAGGAGTAACAGGACTTGAAGACCTCTACATGAAATCTCTGTGCGCCACAGTCGAGCCACGTAAAACCTTAGATCAACTTGAAGATGAAGTAGGCACACAGGGAAGAAAATGGCTTTTAGGGGGAATGCTTCCACAGGCAACCACAGCACTGGTAATCGCCGATGGTGGCGTTGGTAAAACCAAGTTTCTTTACGACTTGCTCCACTGCATAGCCTCCGGTAAAAACTGGAATGGATTCCCCGCCACCTCTGACGGGCGACGGGTTTTGATTTACCAAGGTGATGAGTCAAAGCACGATATGCTTCAGGCCCTAAATAAGCGTGGGTTTAAACCAGGAACAGAAGTTCGCGAAAAGACGGGGGTGAGATTTGGCTGGAACACTGACGCAATGCCAACTCTGTATGAAGATGCTGCTGAGTTTAAACCCGCAGTTGTAATGATCGACTCCTTGACCTTCGTTAATCGCTACTCCCTTTACGACGAAAACAGAACAGAATACTCCCGCCCCGTCCTGGAGCTAAACAAGTTCGCGGCAGAAACAGGGATAACCGTAATCATCGTTCACCACACCAACAGAAACGGACAAGCCAGGGGGACGACAGCAGTTAGAAACGCCGTCTCCGAAGTTATCAAACTTGAGAAAGACCCCAACCCCAGCGCCAATCCCCAGGAGAAAATACTCACCATTGAAAAGTCTCGCTCTCGCCGCTTCCCAGCAAGCTATCGCCTGTTCTTCAACGAAGAAGATTTTAGCTTCTCTGTATTAGAGGAAGTTGGGCAAGAGCTAGGTTCCCCTGATCTGTCCACCAAAGACCAGATAATTAAATTCTTGCAAGAACACGCCAACGTTAAATATCAAGCCGAAGAGGTAGCCCATTACATTAAGACTACATCGGGTAATGCTCGGCGATGTTTATCCCAGCTAGCAAGAGACGGATTAGTAATCCTTGATGAGAGAAGCTTTAGCGGTACTGCAAAGCTGTATTACATCGCCCGTGAATCCGAAAAATGTAGTACAGAAACTTCTTTACAAACCGCAACAGTAACATCGTCTCAGAGGATCACCTTTGAAAGTGACTCAAGTGCTTGCCAGCCGGAGATAATCGACGAGTCAGGCAACATGTATAAAAACGAGGGATCACCTCGTGATCACCTTGCGATCGCCTTGACGGATCACCTTCTTAACAATTCTGTAAGCCATACAGAGCAAGAAGTTTTACTCAATTGTAACGAAGGTGATCATCTAAGTATGCCTGAAACCGCAGTTTTATCAAATCCCGAATTAGAAAAAAAAATCAATGTTCAGACAGACCACCTGATCACCTTTGGCGGAAACATAGAGGCAACAAGCAATCCAGAAGGTGATCCGGTAAGGCGATCGCAAGGTGATCACGAGGTGATCCAAGGCGATCGCGATCGCCTCAATGGCAACAGTTGTGTACTACAAACATCAGAGCAAGAGTTACCCATCCTTCCACTGATTGAAGAGAAAGCTACCTACTGGAGTGTGTCTTTCCAGCGAGAGGTAAAAGTATTCCAAATTTTCGATGTTCACTCCGAAGTCAGTTGCCAAGTTCCAGGACGAGGCAGACTTAGCCTGCCCTTCACTGATTTGAAATACTGTGAGCAATCCCCCAAGAGCAATTTAAACATGGGGGATAAAGTAGTAATTCTGGAGGGCAAGTATAAAGAAACCTTTGCGACCATTACCACCATTAGAGCCGATGGCATCTGGCTAAAATGCGATGATCGACGTAAACCACTAGCCAGGGCTTACTTCCCGCATCAATTAGGGAAGGTTTAGCCAAGCATCGTCATTGCCTTGCATGAAAAATGCTTCGGCGAAGCCCGTCGTAGACATCGCTGACCAAGAACTGCGATGGCGTACCCGCCCGCTCTCTTGCGATCGCAATATATCCAATGAAGTGAAGACAAGTGTTATCAACCAAGTCTAGGTTATTCGCTTCGGGTATTGTTTGTCGAAGGCTTGGGGCAAGTGAAGTGACAAAACTTAATTTTCGTCTCTTATTTAAAAATTTACATAAATTAACACGTAAGGGTAAGCAAGGTTTATGAAGCTATCTCTTCCGCTTTTACCGTGTAAAACGGTTAAATCGGTATAGTTTTAATTTACTTGTTACGTAGTATCTTGCAATTGTAATGCTGGCAAGCCTTTTAAGACTAAAATGAGTTCTACTTTTACATAAAACTGGAACATTTACATAATTTTTAATCAGTCATACAACGGATTTATTCACTTCATTAATCCAATGTATGACTGCAATTACAGATTTAAGCTGGCAGCAATTAGAAACTGCAAGCGGCCTAAATAATCTAATAATTTTAGACAGCGCCAACGGGCTGACACTGCGGTTATCCGCCCTGACCACGGCGGCTGTGTCCACCAAGAATGATAAGGGAGTAGTTCAGGCGCTTTACAAATTACGCGAATTGGCAGCGCTGGCACAAATCACAGCTAACCAGAACGCTGTAATTGGGGAACGATTAGCAGCATTCCCGCAGTCCAGTACGGGAACTGCGGTTAATGGCTACGTTCTCACAAGTGGATTAATAATTACGAAAACCCCCCTACAAACCAACGGAATTCTAGGAGCTAATAATTAATGGCTACTCCTGGAATTTTCCGAAATGTAAATATCATTAAAGAGCTAAATGCAGCTAGCTCTAATCAAATGTTCGAACTATATCAGCCGGGATGGCTGAATAGTTTAGATATCGTTGCTAATGCAAAATATAGCGGTTTCATTACTTGCTTAAGGTTGACAATTGATATTAGCAGCATCAACGAATTGGAGCCTGTTGCCAGCGATATTTTAGCTGATGATGAAACAATAACGGCTAATGGCAAGGCAACTTTTCAAGGGAATCAAAAAAAGTGCTTAAGTTTTTATATGAAAACAAATGACACACCATTAATCAAGGTTGTGGATATTTATTTGTTTAACCAACGTCCATATTATTATGTTGATGTTTTGAAATATTTCACATCATCATCGACTTTGGATATAGCACCGGATACACAAATATGTGTGCAAGTGCGAGATGTCGGTAATGGACTATTGCAAAATAATGATCGTGTTTTTTTGTTAGGGACTGTTATTGAAGAGAGTCCTATTTATGATCAGTCAGTTCTTAATGTTGAATGAATTATGCAGATATCCA
It includes:
- a CDS encoding AAA family ATPase, which encodes MVLVPYSYTEEPNFRPDIDRLPPQNIEAEEAVLGGILIDPNAIYRVKDRLRPEHFYIGAHRDIYQACLRVCKKGLPTGGSSGLLHVTSWLSDHDLLARIGGRNKLATLVDRTVSAVNIDSLAALIMLTAQRRELLKTANELIHLAYDTELEWSDICVASKNKVLSVIETPLAPTKEENELWHYNKLVSELENVYLKTSNPGLKLYRLNQLANAHPEIKKGVTGLEDLYMKSLCATVEPRKTLDQLEDEVGTQGRKWLLGGMLPQATTALVIADGGVGKTKFLYDLLHCIASGKNWNGFPATSDGRRVLIYQGDESKHDMLQALNKRGFKPGTEVREKTGVRFGWNTDAMPTLYEDAAEFKPAVVMIDSLTFVNRYSLYDENRTEYSRPVLELNKFAAETGITVIIVHHTNRNGQARGTTAVRNAVSEVIKLEKDPNPSANPQEKILTIEKSRSRRFPASYRLFFNEEDFSFSVLEEVGQELGSPDLSTKDQIIKFLQEHANVKYQAEEVAHYIKTTSGNARRCLSQLARDGLVILDERSFSGTAKLYYIARESEKCSTETSLQTATVTSSQRITFESDSSACQPEIIDESGNMYKNEGSPRDHLAIALTDHLLNNSVSHTEQEVLLNCNEGDHLSMPETAVLSNPELEKKINVQTDHLITFGGNIEATSNPEGDPVRRSQGDHEVIQGDRDRLNGNSCVLQTSEQELPILPLIEEKATYWSVSFQREVKVFQIFDVHSEVSCQVPGRGRLSLPFTDLKYCEQSPKSNLNMGDKVVILEGKYKETFATITTIRADGIWLKCDDRRKPLARAYFPHQLGKV